A window from Purpureocillium takamizusanense chromosome 3, complete sequence encodes these proteins:
- a CDS encoding uncharacterized protein (TransMembrane:1 (n5-16c21/22o383-403i)~SECRETED:SignalP(1-21~SECRETED:cutsite=VSA-QT~SECRETED:prob=0.8500)~CAZy:GH16~EggNog:ENOG503P1FB~COG:G), with protein MMSKAFSVATVALAASSLVSAQTFTTCNPLKKTCPADPAFGGTTSCDFTKGACNSFSMADGTDIKYNGQGAVFTITKDADAPTIHTGKYIFFGEVEVKVQAAPGRGIVTSAVLQSDDLDEIDWEWVGGDNTQVQTNYFSKGDTTSYDRGAFHGVGNPTGQVHTYSVKWTSQGVWWSIDGQQVRELTAANAKGGAASLPQTPMQIKLGTWVAGRKGAPDGTVQWAGGLADYSKAPFNAYYQSVKIVDYAGKDSPANGGVKEYVYNDNTGNWKSIKVVGGSGNDDTTTTTSAASSTAKPTKTTSKTTEASSTETETASSAASKTTSAESKTTLTTAVSSTSKTGSGSGNATATVSTPAGGSSNTAPAATGSATPSSVPKSGAERGVAAIGSVMLAGAGVLVAQLLL; from the exons ATGATGTCCAAGGCCTTTTCCGTGGCCAcggtggccctcgccgcctcttcTCTCGTCTCCGCCCAGACGTTTACCACCTGCAACCCGTTGAAGAAGA CCTGCCCTGCCGACCCTGCTTTCGGAGgcacgacgagctgcgacTTCACCAAGGGTGCATGCAACAGCTTCTCCATGGCCGATGGCACCGACATCAAGTACAACGGCCAgggcgccgtcttcaccatcaccaaggatgccgacgcccccaCCATCCACACTGGCAAGTACATCTTCTtcggcgaggtcgaagtCAAGGTTCAGGCCGCCCCCGGCAGGGGCATCGTCACCAGCGCTGTTCTCCAGTCCGATGATCTCGATGAG ATCGATTGGGAGTgggttggcggcgacaacACTCAGGTCCAGACCAACTACTTCAGCAAGGGAGACACCACCTCCTACGACCGTGGTGCCttccacggcgtcggcaacCCCACCGGCCAGGTTCACACTTACAGCGTCAAGTGGACGTCTCAGGGTGTTTGGTGGTCcatcgacggccagcaggtccGTGAGTTgacggccgccaacgccaagggTGGTGCCGCTTCTCTCCCCCAGACGCCCATGCAGATCAAGCTCGGAACCTGGGTCGCCGGCCGCAAGGGTGCTCCGGACGGCACCGTCCAGTGGGCTGGCGGTCTGGCCGACTACTCCAAGGCTCCCTTCAACGCCTACTACCAGAGCGTCAAGATCGTCGACTACGCCGGCAAGGACTCCcccgccaacggcggcgtcaaggagTACGTGTACAACGACAACACTGGCAACTGGAAGAGCATCAAGGTTgtcggtggcagcggcaacgacgacaccaccaccaccacgagcgctgccagcagcaccgccaaGCCCACCAAGACGACTTCCAAGACCACCGAGGCCTCGTCGACTGAGACTGAGACCgcgtccagcgccgccagcaagaCCACCAGCGCCGAGTCCAAGACGACCCTGACCacggccgtctcctcgacctcCAAGACCGGGTCAGGCTCCGGCaacgccaccgccaccgtctcgactcccgccggcggctcctccaacacggcgcccgccgccaccggctccgccacgccctcgtcggtcCCCAAGTCGGGCGctgagcgcggcgtcgccgccatcggcagcgtgatgctcgccggcgccggtgtCCTGGTCGCCCAGCTCCTGCTGTAA
- a CDS encoding uncharacterized protein (EggNog:ENOG503Q5NM~MEROPS:MER0115298~COG:E), whose translation MPGPCYIVPPHLLRGIAESEHNSDATRDGARASLASYERLATAVQERLTALSQASKPGIGTARPAPFIPEAVLARLSLSDDVDGETRTRAKRDLGHLLSLVARKPGGDEDTDNDSDDKKDEPKDAPYRAVYDAKHIEAEGDLPGELARAEGESKVKDKAVNEAYDNVGHVLDFYKDKFHWKSIDNKNADVISSVHFGRDYENAFWDPEKLQMVFGDGGEYLGNFTGCIDVIGHEITHAVTEHTSPLDYNGQPGALNEHISDVFGVMIKQKLENKESQEADWLVGEGCLLPDVKGLALRSMKSPGEAYDDPRFVRRP comes from the exons ATGCCTGGCCCATGCTACATTGTTCCGCCTCACCTGCTTCGCGGCATTGCTGAGTCGGAACACAACTCGGATGCTACGCGTGATGGCGCCCGGGCGTCTCTCGCCTCCTATGAACGTTTGGCCACGGCGGTTCAGGAGCGTCTCACCGCCCTCAGCCAGGCATCGAAGCCCGGCATAGGCACTGCTCGGCCCGCGCCCTTCATTCCcgaggccgtcttggccCGCCTGTCCCTGTCTGACGATGTAGATGGAGAAACTCGCACTCGTGCCAAACGTGATTTGGGCCACCTCTTGTCTTTAGTGGCCAGGAAGCCAGGTGGAGACGAAG ATACCGACAACGACTCGGACGACAAGAAAGACGAGCCAAAAGACGCGCCATATCGTGCTGTCTACGACGCCAAGCATATCGAGGCCGAAGGCGACCTTCCTGGCGAGCTTGCCCGTGCTGAAGGTGAATCCAAGGTGAAGGACAAGGCCGTCAACGAAGCTTACGACAATGTTGGCCACGTTCTCGACTTCTACAAGGACAAGTTTCACTGGAAGTCCATTGACAACAAGAATGCCGATGTCATTAGCTCGGTTCACTTCGGAAGAGACTATGAAAATGCGT TCTGGGACCCTGAGAAACTGCAGATGGTCTTTGGAGATGGCGGAGAGTACCTGGGCAACTTTACTGGTTGCATTGATGTCATTGGACACGAGATAACACACGCTGTCACGGAGCACACCAGCCCCCTGGACTACAACGGCCAGCCAGGTGCCCTGAATGAGCACATTTCCGACGTTTTTGGCGTCATGATCAAGCAGAAGTTGGAGAACAAAGAATCGCAGGAAGCTGACTggcttgttggcgagggATGTCTCCTGCCCGACGTCAAGGGCCTGGCTCTGCGCAGCATGAAGAGCCCCGGCGAAGCTTACGACGATCCACGCTTCGTACGTCGACCCTGA
- a CDS encoding uncharacterized protein (EggNog:ENOG503Q5NM~MEROPS:MER0115298~COG:E) produces MPGPCYIVPPHLLRGIAESEHNSDATRDGARASLASYERLATAVQERLTALSQASKPGIGTARPAPFIPEAVLARLSLSDDVDGETRTRAKRDLGHLLSLVARKPGGDEDTDNDSDDKKDEPKDAPYRAVYDAKHIEAEGDLPGELARAEGESKVKDKAVNEAYDNVGHVLDFYKDKFHWKSIDNKNADVISSVHFGRDYENAFWDPEKLQMVFGDGGEYLGNFTGCIDVIGHEITHAVTEHTSPLDYNGQPGALNEHISDVFGVMIKQKLENKESQEADWLVGEGCLLPDVKGLALRSMKSPGEAYDDPRFGKDPQVDNMDKYEKTYDDNGGVHIYSGIPNKAFYLAAVAFGGYSWEKAGQIWWKAMTCGRVPVRCNFKQFADVTIDMAKEEFDDEAEDKVRKAWTDVGVIGSS; encoded by the exons ATGCCTGGCCCATGCTACATTGTTCCGCCTCACCTGCTTCGCGGCATTGCTGAGTCGGAACACAACTCGGATGCTACGCGTGATGGCGCCCGGGCGTCTCTCGCCTCCTATGAACGTTTGGCCACGGCGGTTCAGGAGCGTCTCACCGCCCTCAGCCAGGCATCGAAGCCCGGCATAGGCACTGCTCGGCCCGCGCCCTTCATTCCcgaggccgtcttggccCGCCTGTCCCTGTCTGACGATGTAGATGGAGAAACTCGCACTCGTGCCAAACGTGATTTGGGCCACCTCTTGTCTTTAGTGGCCAGGAAGCCAGGTGGAGACGAAG ATACCGACAACGACTCGGACGACAAGAAAGACGAGCCAAAAGACGCGCCATATCGTGCTGTCTACGACGCCAAGCATATCGAGGCCGAAGGCGACCTTCCTGGCGAGCTTGCCCGTGCTGAAGGTGAATCCAAGGTGAAGGACAAGGCCGTCAACGAAGCTTACGACAATGTTGGCCACGTTCTCGACTTCTACAAGGACAAGTTTCACTGGAAGTCCATTGACAACAAGAATGCCGATGTCATTAGCTCGGTTCACTTCGGAAGAGACTATGAAAATGCGT TCTGGGACCCTGAGAAACTGCAGATGGTCTTTGGAGATGGCGGAGAGTACCTGGGCAACTTTACTGGTTGCATTGATGTCATTGGACACGAGATAACACACGCTGTCACGGAGCACACCAGCCCCCTGGACTACAACGGCCAGCCAGGTGCCCTGAATGAGCACATTTCCGACGTTTTTGGCGTCATGATCAAGCAGAAGTTGGAGAACAAAGAATCGCAGGAAGCTGACTggcttgttggcgagggATGTCTCCTGCCCGACGTCAAGGGCCTGGCTCTGCGCAGCATGAAGAGCCCCGGCGAAGCTTACGACGATCCACGCTTC GGCAAGGACCCTCAGGTCGACAACATGGACAAGTACGAAAAGACGTACGATGACAATGGCGGAGTCCACATTTACTCGGGCATACCCAATAAGGCGTTCTACCTAGCTGCCGTGGCGTTTGGGGGCTATTCCTGGGAGAAGGCAGGCCAAATTTGGTGGAAGGCGATGACATGCGGACGCGTTCCAGTTCGCTGCAATTTCAAGCAATTTGCCGACGTGACCATCGATATGGCCAAAGAAGAatttgacgacgaggcagaggACAAGGTGCGCAAGGCGTGGACCGACGTTGGTGTGATTGGGAGCTCTTAG
- a CDS encoding uncharacterized protein (EggNog:ENOG503NWJS~COG:B~COG:K), which produces MAPHNDVEAFQEVLRNSRRVLALCGAGLSASSGLPTFRGAGGYWRSHDATKLATMQAFRTDPGMVWLFYGYRRHACLRAAPNPAHRALAALAKGNRDFLCLTQNVDDLSQRAGHPPEQLKSLHGSLFDIKCSADGCDWVQRGNFEDPFCPSLAPASEDPPPGETLPLLDPYHRIRHIPEEELPKCPKCQAGLQRPAVVWFGESLDATMLADIDAWMGQGKVDLMLVVGTSAQVWPAAGYISRARRHGARIATINPEAEEEADVLKVPPGDFAFGQDAAICLPLLLEPVIGKMGEDGEFKKG; this is translated from the exons ATGGCGCCCCAcaacgacgtcgaggccttcCAAGAGGTGCTCCGGAACAGTCGCCGGGTTCTCGCCCTCTGTGGGGCCGGCCTGTCTGCGTCGTCCGGGCTGCCGACcttccgcggcgccggcggctacTGGCGGAGCCACGATGCCACCAAGCTGGCCACGATGCAGGCCTTCCGCACCGACCCGGGCATGGTGTGGCTGTTTTACGgctaccgccgccacgcctgTCTGAGGGCCGCGCCGAACCCGGCACACcgggccctcgccgccctggccaaggGAAACCGGGATTTCCTGTGTCTGACGCAGAACGTTGACG ATTTATCGCAACGCGCCGGTCACCCGCCCGAGCAGCTCAAGAGCCTGCACGGCTCGCTCTTCGACATCAAGtgcagcgccgacggctgcgACTGGGTGCAGCGGGGCAACTTTGAGGATCCCTTTTGCCCGTCCCTGGCGCCCGCTTCCGAGGACCCGCCGCCTGGCGAGACGCTGCCACTGCTGGACCCGTACCATCGCATCAGGCACAtccccgaggaggagcttcCCAAGTGCCCCAAGTGCCAGgccgggctgcagcgccCGGCCGTCGTGTGGTTCGGGGAGTCGCTCGACGCTACCATGCTTGCGGACATTGACGCTTGGATGGGCCAGGGCAAGGTG GATCTCATGCTCGTGGTGGGCACGTCGGCCCAGGTGTGGCCTGCGGCGGGCTACATCTCCAGGGCGCGAAGACACGGCGCCCGCATTGCCACGATCAAccccgaggcggaggaggaggcagacGTGCTCAAGGTGCCCCCTGGTGATTTCGCCTTTGGTCAGGACGCGGCGATatgcctgccgctgctgctggagccggTCATTGGCAAGATgggagaagacggcgagtTCAAAAAGGGgtga